ACTTGGGAGGTGATCATTTGCAAATTATTAGGGTTGACTTGCAAGAAATAGATAAGGAGGTTTCTTGGTAAGGGAAGTTTTTAGGGAACTTGAATAGATTGTTTAGAGTTCTGACTTTTGGCCTTTATATGGTGAATGACTCTGTTTCAATCCCCCAGCCACCCAATGACCTCATCAAATTGTTTCCCTCAGTCAATTTCATTAGATTAATGCCCATAACACAATAGATAAGCATTATCTCTGGTTGAGTCAATTAACACACAAGAATATGAAACTCAACTTTCCTAAATTGTCTATTCATGACATATCTCTAGCTTCATTAGCTCCCTAGAAAGCCCTGACTTGGTCATTTTTCCAACTATGTTAAGTTTATTGAGTTCATGACTCCTTAAGTTATGTGCTCATTAACCTGTGCATAAGCAACAGATGAAGGAAAATGAAGATCAAGAAATATCATTACCAGAACTAGACTCGTAGGAACAGCCGATTTCTTGGGTAGTATTGCTCTTGAAACCACAGATGCCACCTCTTGTTTCACAGGCTGTGCAGTCAGGCACAAACCATGTTAGCTTAAGATCATCGTTGAGGTCAACCGAGAAGCCCTTTTCATCTTGAGATGCATGCGAAACTGGAGTCGGCAATGTATCAATGATATCACAAGATGTAGACATTGCATTGACTAGACTCATGGAAGAGGTAGCCAAAACTGAGGCTGTGGAATTACTGAGGCAATTTATAGGAGTGAACCGAGATGTCACGAGCTCTGTGGGGCAACGAAGGAAGGTGTAGTTCTGATAGAAAGCAGCATTGAAAGGTGACCCTGAAAGATTAAGACTCAAAAGCCGTCCAGCAAGGCAGTTATTTGAGTCATAGACTTGTATCTGTTGAGTTTGATAGTTGATGTTGCTAACCAAAAAGTCACCAGAATACGGCAAGTTCAGAACTGTAACACCCTGATCGTTGCAGCTGAGGTTGAATCCAGGAAATCCACAGTTTTGAGGCTGCTTGACTTGTAGTGAAAAGGGGAATCGAATTGGGATGTGATCGCTGCGACAAATGAAAACTGGGCAATGTTTGGTTGCACATGTAATGGAAAAATggaggaggagaaagaagaggacttctaagaaatccaTGGTGGTTAAGAACTAATCTCAGAGAAGGTTAGGCATTATAAAGAAAGGGATAGTTTATCAAGAATgcactaaataatttaaaatctcTGAAGTCaaacatcattaaaaaaaaaattaaaggctCTCTATCTTTCATGACAGCAATTTACAGTAAATATAGTTTAGAGGGGACAAGGAAGCTTTTTCAAGCCaattatatgtaatattttattgagCTCTATTACTATTGTCTTTGTCAGAAAGTAAAACTCTATAGCAATATCAGCATACAATATTTCAGCTGACTAGAATAAATTGGTTTAAAAGAACTCCTGTTTCCAGAGTAAGCAGAATATGCAGAAGGGATCAAGGGATAGtgaagaaaatgataaaaagtcAATGAGGAATGCAGTGAGTTTTAATTCATTATCATTATGAATTCATAAGGATCAACTAAAGCAGCCATAAGAAAATGCAAGGTAATGAACAATAACTGATTAACACTTCTCCCCATTTGCTCTGGAGGATTTTATAAAACCCATATCGTGTGATCATACCGATTATCAGTACCAATGTGATTAAGGCAAGAGTATAATACTTCAAGTGAATACAAATTCAGATTAGTAGAGAACCACGAGTAGTTCAAATAACACTCatatgtgtggtatctcatagagatctcgagttcgagtctcccCATCCTCTACccctatattcaaaaaaaagacAGATTAGTAATGTTTTACCTTTGTTTTCTTGTAAATTGGTGGGTATTGCAACTGCATTGAAAGCAATAAGAGACTTCGGTTGCCAGTCATTGGGTTTCCCTGACCATGACTTTGAGATCAAAGATCGCTGCAAATTCATTTGAAAACTCAAATTATTCTTGTAGTCATCCAAACTTCAATGAATCAAAGAAAACAGTCAGATCCTCGTCTTAGCATAGATGATCTTAAAATCTAACATCAACAAACAAGAAGTGATCGCGTGCTCCAAATTCGAGCagattcaatttcaaataaagcTCAAATCTACTGATTCAAGAAGCGATCGACATGTATGTATGCACAATCACAAAGCGAATCGATTAAGTTGAAAGCATGAATTTGTTGAAATTCAAATGTGAATACCAGTCGGAAGAGTGATGAGTAGGAAAACTGCAGCGAGGAGTCAGGAGATGTGCAGCTGTTGATGAAATTGTCTCTTCGAGTTCTCTTCCTCATCTTCTCACTCTGCGAATGATCTCATTTTCGATATTCAGTTTCAGAAGCACTCAGCCTGGCATACTTACTCGATGAAACGCGCCAATCTTTCTGATTTAAAATTCCTTTCAATCCGAGTGATCAGATGGACACAATTTTAATCCAATAATTTAAAAGTCGTATCAAATCAAACCGTACTCTTGTTTTtaaattcattcattttttctCCACTAATATGAAttataaactctaaaaaaattGTTATCCCTATTATTTCAGTTTAATTACGAAACTTGCCACCCACTGTGGTCTTCCTAATTCCTAGCCACTAGGAATATCACAGAGGG
This sequence is a window from Tripterygium wilfordii isolate XIE 37 chromosome 8, ASM1340144v1, whole genome shotgun sequence. Protein-coding genes within it:
- the LOC120003706 gene encoding putative RING-H2 finger protein ATL21A — translated: MNLQRSLISKSWSGKPNDWQPKSLIAFNAVAIPTNLQENKVFICRSDHIPIRFPFSLQVKQPQNCGFPGFNLSCNDQGVTVLNLPYSGDFLVSNINYQTQQIQVYDSNNCLAGRLLSLNLSGSPFNAAFYQNYTFLRCPTELVTSRFTPINCLSNSTASVLATSSMSLVNAMSTSCDIIDTLPTPVSHASQDEKGFSVDLNDDLKLTWFVPDCTACETRGGICGFKSNTTQEIGCSYESSSGGSTNGLEVFRIIGLSIGVPAIIFAVGIGIFACLLDQSRNSIPAAVTPQPAIVSTGVDESTIESYQKVVLGESRRLPGLNDGSCPICLSEYKSNETLRCLPGCKHCFHADCIDEWLRLNGTCPVCRNSPPHANVPTENV